The following are encoded in a window of Longimicrobium sp. genomic DNA:
- the gltX gene encoding glutamate--tRNA ligase, with product MSDQIRVRFAPSPTGYLHVGGARTALFNWLLARRTGGVFVLRIEDTDRERSSGEMTQAILDGMTWLGLTWDEGPFHQADGLDRHKGDVQRLLEQDAAYRCFCTPEALNAKREQLKEEYRYDRACYHIPRDESARRASAGEPFAVRFRVPEGETAWDDEVHGDTRFKNESIDDFIVLRTDGTPIYNLAVVSDDIDMRITHVIRGDDHIANTPKQILLYQAMGAAVPRFAHLPMILGPDGKRLSKRHGATAVGQYAEQGILPQAMNNFLALLGWNPGGDVEVMGMDELAERFSLERVNKKSAVFDTAKLEWMNGQHIALTPAEALLPLVAPVLVRDGLLGEADVDARRDWLLRLVEELKIRGRTIHEIAGHARTYLVDEVEEYDEASVAKHWKNAAEVDQRLAEVHEGLSGVDPWTPEGIDTALRAAADKAGVGFGKLAQPLRVALVGQAASPGIDFVVHTLGREGALRRIARAREKLAAMQGA from the coding sequence ATGTCCGACCAGATCCGCGTCCGCTTCGCCCCCAGCCCCACCGGCTACCTGCACGTGGGCGGCGCCCGCACGGCGCTCTTCAACTGGCTGCTCGCCCGCCGCACCGGCGGCGTGTTCGTGCTGCGCATCGAAGACACCGACCGCGAGCGCAGCAGCGGCGAAATGACGCAGGCCATCCTGGACGGCATGACGTGGCTGGGCCTCACCTGGGACGAGGGCCCGTTCCACCAGGCCGACGGGCTCGACCGCCACAAGGGCGACGTGCAGCGGCTGCTGGAGCAGGACGCCGCCTACCGCTGCTTCTGCACCCCCGAAGCGCTGAACGCCAAGCGCGAGCAATTGAAGGAGGAGTACCGCTACGACCGCGCGTGCTACCACATCCCACGCGATGAGTCCGCGCGCCGCGCCTCCGCCGGCGAGCCGTTCGCCGTGCGCTTCCGCGTACCCGAGGGCGAGACGGCGTGGGACGACGAGGTGCACGGCGACACGCGCTTCAAAAACGAGAGCATCGACGACTTCATCGTCCTGCGCACCGACGGCACGCCCATCTACAACCTGGCCGTGGTGTCGGACGACATCGACATGCGCATCACCCACGTGATCCGCGGTGACGACCACATCGCCAACACCCCCAAGCAGATCCTGCTCTACCAGGCCATGGGCGCCGCCGTTCCCCGCTTCGCGCACCTGCCCATGATCCTGGGGCCGGACGGGAAGCGGCTCAGCAAGCGCCACGGTGCCACCGCGGTCGGCCAGTACGCGGAGCAGGGCATCCTTCCACAGGCGATGAACAACTTCCTCGCGCTGCTGGGATGGAACCCCGGCGGCGACGTGGAGGTGATGGGGATGGACGAGTTGGCCGAGCGCTTCTCGCTGGAGCGCGTCAACAAGAAGAGCGCAGTGTTCGACACGGCCAAGCTGGAGTGGATGAACGGCCAGCACATCGCCCTCACCCCCGCCGAAGCGCTGCTGCCCCTGGTGGCGCCCGTCCTGGTGCGCGACGGCCTGCTCGGCGAGGCGGACGTCGACGCGCGGCGCGACTGGCTGCTCCGCCTGGTCGAGGAGCTGAAGATCCGGGGCCGCACCATCCACGAGATCGCCGGCCACGCGCGCACCTACCTGGTGGACGAGGTAGAGGAGTACGACGAAGCCTCCGTCGCCAAGCACTGGAAGAACGCCGCCGAAGTGGACCAGCGGCTGGCCGAGGTGCACGAGGGCCTCTCGGGGGTGGACCCGTGGACGCCCGAAGGCATCGACACCGCCCTCCGCGCCGCCGCTGACAAGGCGGGCGTGGGGTTCGGAAAGCTGGCGCAGCCGCTGCGCGTGGCCCTCGTGGGGCAGGCCGCCAGCCCGGGAATCGACTTCGTGGTGCACACGCTGGGGCGCGAGGGGGCGCTGCGGCGCATCGCCCGCGCGCGCGAGAAGCTGGCCGCCATGCAGGGCGCGTGA
- the lexA gene encoding transcriptional repressor LexA — translation MPEALTKIERRILNYLVDYLKENTYQPSIREIGKRFGIKSTKTVSEHLQSLADKNFIERDASRSRGVKILGMNLSPGVASVPLYGQIAAGVPTLLREDVVEEFELDRKLAGSADAFLLAVTGDSMTGMGIVEGDMVLVEPADEADIQNGEIIAARVDGKATVKRYFANKGQVVLEAANTSYAPILVHEHNDFTILGRVTGLYRRFTRAHTEAIVTGAP, via the coding sequence ATGCCTGAAGCGCTGACCAAGATCGAGCGCCGGATCCTGAACTACCTTGTGGACTACCTCAAGGAGAACACGTATCAGCCGAGCATCCGTGAAATCGGCAAGCGTTTCGGGATCAAGAGCACCAAAACGGTCTCGGAGCACCTCCAGTCGCTGGCCGACAAGAACTTCATCGAGCGCGACGCCTCCCGTTCGCGCGGGGTGAAGATCCTGGGGATGAACCTGTCGCCGGGAGTGGCGAGCGTGCCGCTGTACGGGCAGATCGCAGCCGGCGTTCCCACGCTCCTTCGCGAGGACGTGGTGGAGGAGTTCGAGCTCGACCGCAAGCTGGCCGGCAGCGCCGACGCCTTCCTGCTGGCCGTCACGGGCGACAGCATGACGGGCATGGGCATCGTCGAGGGCGACATGGTGCTGGTGGAGCCGGCGGACGAGGCCGACATCCAGAACGGCGAGATCATCGCCGCGCGGGTGGATGGCAAGGCCACGGTCAAGCGCTACTTCGCCAACAAGGGCCAGGTGGTGCTGGAGGCGGCCAACACCAGCTACGCGCCCATCCTGGTGCACGAGCACAACGACTTCACCATCCTGGGCCGGGTGACGGGGCTGTACCGCCGCTTCACCCGCGCCCACACCGAAGCCATCGTCACCGGCGCGCCCTGA
- the tadA gene encoding tRNA adenosine(34) deaminase TadA: MMGEEARCEEDEKWMRLALEQAALAEALGEVPVGAVVVRGGQLVATGHNLTHTLQDPSTHAEMVAIRRAAQVLGEWRLLECTLYVTLEPCAMCSGAIVLARIPRLVFAAHDPKAGMSGSLANLVQHPLLNHRVHLTTGVLAEQSGDVLRAFFRARRRGKAPMAGEGSPPPGESG; the protein is encoded by the coding sequence ATGATGGGCGAAGAGGCGCGGTGCGAGGAGGACGAAAAGTGGATGCGGCTGGCGCTTGAGCAGGCCGCGCTGGCCGAGGCCCTGGGCGAGGTGCCGGTGGGCGCGGTGGTGGTGCGCGGGGGCCAGCTGGTAGCCACGGGGCACAACCTCACGCATACGCTGCAGGACCCGAGCACCCACGCCGAGATGGTGGCGATCCGCCGCGCCGCCCAGGTGCTGGGCGAGTGGCGGCTGCTGGAGTGCACGCTGTACGTGACGCTGGAGCCGTGCGCCATGTGCTCCGGGGCCATCGTGCTGGCGCGCATTCCGCGGCTGGTCTTCGCCGCGCACGACCCCAAGGCCGGCATGTCGGGCTCGTTGGCCAACCTGGTGCAGCACCCCCTGCTGAACCACCGCGTCCATCTCACCACGGGCGTCCTGGCCGAGCAATCCGGCGACGTTCTGCGCGCCTTCTTCCGCGCGCGGCGCCGCGGCAAGGCCCCGATGGCAGGTGAAGGCAGCCCACCTCCGGGCGAAAGCGGCTGA
- a CDS encoding GAF domain-containing protein, whose translation MAEKTGELRLDAAAKEERYAEVAQQIEAVLEGEPDLVAAMVTIVCLLHNALPYYFWTGFYRRVGPTRLLVGPYQGTMGCLSIEFGRGVCGAAAERRETVIVPDVHAFPGHIACDSASASEIVLPVFDARGELIAVFDVDSTIPAAFDEVDQRWLEQILGMLREKEAQPIVWAG comes from the coding sequence GTGGCGGAAAAGACGGGGGAGTTGAGGCTGGACGCGGCGGCCAAGGAAGAGCGCTACGCCGAGGTGGCGCAGCAGATCGAGGCGGTGCTGGAAGGGGAGCCGGACCTGGTGGCGGCGATGGTGACCATCGTGTGCCTGCTTCACAATGCCCTGCCCTACTACTTCTGGACGGGCTTCTACCGCCGCGTCGGTCCCACGCGGCTGCTCGTGGGACCGTACCAGGGCACGATGGGGTGCCTGTCCATCGAGTTCGGACGCGGGGTGTGCGGAGCGGCGGCGGAGCGGCGCGAGACGGTGATCGTGCCGGACGTGCATGCGTTCCCAGGCCACATCGCCTGCGACTCGGCGTCGGCGTCGGAGATCGTACTGCCGGTGTTCGACGCCCGCGGAGAGCTGATCGCCGTATTCGACGTGGACAGCACCATCCCGGCGGCGTTCGACGAGGTGGACCAGCGGTGGCTGGAACAGATCCTGGGGATGCTACGAGAGAAGGAAGCCCAGCCGATCGTGTGGGCAGGGTGA
- a CDS encoding SRPBCC family protein, producing MHPSRAAIRRTVTTIDEEWIVANVGATLAHALGGEVNVGRTERLVSTLGGGALALAGARRRGVPGALLATLGAALLHRGVTGHCHLYSAAGIDTSRETVDSPDAMPAAEDGGTRVQASVTIARSADELYAFWRDFTNAPKFMHRIIRVDVLEDGQRSKWTAEGLRGRTIEWTSELTDDRPGRIAWTTLPGSDLPHRGFVEFTPGARPGETIVHHALDFDPPGGIVGQAIASALHELPEVMLRDDLRRFKQLMERGMVLRTGHR from the coding sequence TTGCACCCCTCCCGCGCCGCCATCCGGCGGACAGTAACGACGATAGACGAGGAGTGGATCGTGGCCAACGTGGGGGCAACGCTTGCGCACGCGCTCGGGGGAGAGGTGAACGTCGGCAGGACGGAGCGCCTGGTTTCCACCCTCGGCGGGGGAGCGCTGGCGCTGGCCGGGGCCCGGCGCCGCGGCGTGCCCGGCGCGCTGCTCGCCACGCTTGGCGCCGCGCTGCTGCATCGCGGCGTGACCGGGCACTGCCACCTGTATTCAGCCGCAGGCATCGACACGTCTCGAGAGACGGTGGATTCGCCGGACGCGATGCCCGCGGCCGAGGACGGGGGCACCCGGGTCCAAGCATCCGTCACGATCGCCCGCTCGGCCGACGAGTTGTATGCGTTTTGGCGGGATTTCACCAACGCCCCGAAGTTCATGCACCGCATCATCCGCGTGGACGTGCTCGAGGACGGCCAGCGCTCGAAGTGGACCGCCGAGGGGCTACGCGGCCGGACGATCGAGTGGACATCCGAGCTGACGGACGATCGGCCCGGCCGCATCGCGTGGACGACGCTCCCCGGCTCGGACCTGCCGCATCGCGGGTTCGTGGAGTTCACACCCGGCGCCCGCCCGGGCGAGACCATCGTCCACCACGCGCTGGATTTCGATCCGCCGGGCGGCATCGTGGGCCAGGCCATCGCCAGCGCGCTCCACGAGCTGCCCGAGGTGATGCTGCGGGACGACCTGCGCCGCTTCAAGCAGCTGATGGAGAGGGGAATGGTCCTGCGGACGGGACACCGCTGA